The genomic DNA GCAGTTCGAAGAAACTTCagttttttctctctcttgatACTTTCAGGATATCAGCCTAATGGGGAGGCGCCAATATCTTGCACGGACAAGGGAGTGACGCCAGGGCTTGACGGAGTGGACTGGTCACCTCCTCGTCGCCTCCGAACCGATGAAATTCCTCTCATCATAAACGACTTCAGGCTTGCCGCACGGAATGCCGTCGAAGCTGGGTTTGACGGGGTAGAGGTCCACGGGGCCAATGGCTACCTGATCGACCAGTTCATGAAGGACACCGTGAATGACCGGACCGACCGGTATGGTGGAAGCTTGGAGAACCGGTGCAGGTTTGCCGTGGAGGTGGTGGAATCCGTGGTTAAAGAGATTGGACCAGACCGGGTCGGAATGAGGCtctcgccctttgccaactACATGGAAACTGCGGACACAAATCCGGAAGCCCTTGGACTTTACATGGCCAATGCACTCAACAAGTACGGCATCCTCTACCTACACGCGATAGAGCCGAGGATGGCTAAGATCGGGGACAGGTACGAGACCCCTCACAGCCTCCTTCCGATGAGGAAGGCCTTCAGGGGTACTTTCATAGCCGCTGGCGGGTACAGGAGGGACGAGGGGAACAAGGCGATCGCCGAGAATTATGCGGACCTCGTCGCCTTCGGGCGACTGTTCCTGGCGAATCCGGATCTTCCGAGACGGTTCAAGCTCGATGCTCCACTCAACAAGTACAACCGGGACACCTTCTATATCCCCGACCCCGTCGTGGGCTACACCGATTACCCATTCCTCGAAGATTCCGAGCTTCGATCTGCTCCTTCATCCACATCCTAGAAATTTCCTTTTGCTGCAGGCCACCATATttagataaaattaaataatatttggcTTCGTCTCCGGAAGACCAAACTCAATAATTTCATGCCGGTGGCACTAAAATATTTCTGTTGACTgattaaaaggaaaagacaTAATTGAATTGAGGATGTCCTCTCGATGCGGGTCTCCATAAAAAGTCAACAAGCTCGAAGTTTATTAGCCGGTTGTCCACCGTCGTGTGACATCATTAAAAAGCATGATTGCCAATCAGAGATTTTACACATGACCCAGTTCTGGGGCTCTTCTATGAGCTCTACTATTGGAAATTTACATACGCACTAATAATATTGTTTGCAGAGTAATTAAATATTGCACCATACTGCGCACCACTCAGGGGTCATGATTTGCCCATAACTTCAGCTGGGGGTAGGTGTAAGGGTAAAACTCAACCACcattagaagaagaagaagaagaagaagaagaagaagaagaagaagaagaaacggAAGAAGCGGTAGAGAAGAGCAATGGCAGCCAAGACTCCAACCATTCCCCTCCTCACTCCCCACAAGATGGGAAAGTTCGATCTCTCCCACAGGTCACTGCTTGTTACGTTTCCGAATTACTCTAGTTTTTTCCCGTATTGCATCTGTAAGTGACAGTTCATAATCCGATCTTCCTATCAGCTCATACGGATTTTTATTCTGGACAATTTTGATCCAATGTGTCAAATCGTGCACGAGTCCGGGCTCAATAACTTTGTAGATGTATGTGCTTGAGAATGTGCTCTTATGCTAGGTGTCTACTAATTGCTTTGATATGGCTCGGAGGAACTTCCATTTGATTAGGACCTTAGCACATCTGGGTTCGCGTTGACCCCGACGGGGTTTGTGACTGAGTACTCAGACGGGCAGGCAAATCCCCGTGCGGATCATCTGCATATTGCTTGAAATGGTTGCGACTGAGTTACGAAGAATGTCGAGAAGTGTGTTTTCTTTCTGCAAAACGAAACTCGTATATATTTGTACATCAAGGAGGAAACCGGGAATAATGTAAATTGTTTCAATAATTGCAGGGTAGTCCTAGCTCCATTAACAAGATGCAGATCTTATGGCAATGTTCCCCAGCCGCATGCCATTCTTTACTATACACAGCGGGCGACTCCCGGCAGTCTCCTCATCACCGAAGCTACTGTCATTTCCGAATCTGCTCGGGGGTAACTCAATTTACAACTTCAGTTCGTGCTCTAGTCAATCAAGAAGCAACACCACTGCAATAAGAGGATCGTTATACATGAATAATTATGGATCGAATTAGGTTTCCAGATACTACGGGGATTTGGACAAGAGAGCAGATTGAAGCTTGGAAGCCAATTGTGGATGCCGTTCACAATAAGAGCGGTGTTTTCTTCTGCCAAATTTGGCACGTTGGTCGCGCCTCAGCAACCGGTATGATAAAAGTTTGTAATAATTTTCACTAAGTCGTCTGAACAATCGATCATTGCCGTGAAATTAAATTCATGATCACCTAAATGTTTTGACggaataaatatatttctgtcAAATTCTCCATCAGCATGTGTTCTATAATTATCAGAGCGGTAGGTAGTTTCTAACAGATGGAAAACCGGGAAACAAGGAAAACACTTTCTTggtattttctaattttctggAAGTATCGTGTATCATCCAGTGCAGCAAAATGGAGAGCCACCGGTATCATCCACAGACAAAGGAATCACACCTGGGCTCGATGGAGTGGATTGGCCACGGCCACGGCCCCTCCGAGCCGATGAGATCCCTCTCGTCATCAACGAATTCAGAGTCGCTGCTCGCAATGCCATTGAAGCCGGGTTCGATGGGGTTGAGATCCATGGGGCGAATGGATTCCTGATTGACCAGTTCATAAAGGACTCGGTGAATGACCGGACCGATGAGTACGGCGGGAGCCTGGAGAACCGGTGCCGGTTTGCCCTGGAGGTTGTGGAAGCCGTGGCCAATGAGATCGGGCCTGACCGTGTCGGGATAAGGCTCTCACCCTTTGCAGACTACATGGAAACGGGAGAATCGAACCCGGAAGCCCTCGGCCTCTACCTGGCCAATGCGCTCAACAAGTACGGGATTCTCTACCTCCATGTGATCGAGCCGAGGATGATCAAGGCGTGGGACAAGTATGTGACTCCTCACAGTCTCCTCCCAATGAGGAAGGCTTTCAAAGGAACTTTCATAGCTGCTGGCGGATACCAGAAGGACGACGGGAATGAGGCAGTTGCTGAGAATTATACGGACTTGGTCGCCTACGGGAGACTGTTCCTAGCTAATCCTGATCTACCGAAACGATTCGAGCTCGACGCTCCACTCAATAAGTACAACAGAGACACGTTCTACATCCCGGACCCTGTGGTTGGCTACACTGACTACCCGTTCCTAGATGATTCAGCTTGAGCTACATATCCGTGGGTGTCTACGGGTAGGGAGATCTTTTCATCGTTTCTCAATCTCTCGATTCTGGACTTGGTTCCTCAGAAGCTTGCAGATGGTCCTGGCAATTGTATCAGTAGTTTGAACTGATTGAATGTTCTGATGGAGCATTTGTTAAATCAAAGAAGTTAATTGCATCCGTCCGACTGTTTCTAGTTATTCCGTGTCGAGAGTATATAAACCCAGCGTAGTAAGTCGAGAATTCGTCTATAGCTTGAATGTTCTTCTATCGAGTGGAAACTTCATTCTTCTCCTTTGATTTTTCAGATACTGCAACTAATAACTATAATAACATATAACAAATTCGTCTATTGCTTGAATGTTCTTCTATCGAGTGGAAACGACATTCTTCTCCTTTGATTTTTCAGATACCGCAGCTATAATAACATACAACTAAAATTCTTTTGCTGTGAACAAAAAGAGGCCGAAACCGTTAAGCAAACGATAAACTTTTATGTTAAGATTACCGCTTTTGTTATAGAATTaagaaattgtgaatttgattttcattATGCGACCTCTCGCACCAATTTATTTAGATCCTCCATCAGATCCACGACCCCATGCCCTCAAGTAGTTAGCCAAAAGGGATAAAAATGACAAAGCACTATAGTATTGTACCTCAATTGGAAGTAACAGAAATATAGGGACTGACGAGTAAGTTCGATAAATTTCTCTCCGGGCCAGCCGAGATTGTCGGACAGCTCAGCAGAAAAGGCGGGGGGCAAATCCCGAAATTACGTGGAATTACAGGGACCAGTTTGGACTACGAGGAACAGACTTCGTCGACTTCATCATCGTAGTCCTAtcatatgataatttttttttttttggttgcaATCAATCAATCTTAAGTCTTCGCTTCTACTCCTCCTGGGCCTCTTCTTCTGCTCGCACTGTCAGTAGAGCTCCGAGCTGATCGATCCATTGACtgaggaggagaggagagaggagagaggagagaggagagaggagaggagaggaggagggagaTGGCGAGGAGAGCGGAGGACGAATACGATTACTTGTTCAAGGTGGTGTTGATCGGGGACTCGGGCGTTGGTAAATCAAACCTCCTCTCCCGATTCACCCGCAACGAGTTCTGCTTGGAGTCCAAGTCCACCATTGGCGTCGAATTCGCCACCCGTACCCTCCAAGTACTTCCATTTCTACTTCTTCTCTTCCCCACCACCCCCCTCTCTCCCCTTTTCACCTCCCATGGAGGAATTTCGCTTGGTTTATGGGTCCGCGCGTGCATCCATTTGATCATTTTTCTGAGTAGCGAGTCGGAAGGAAGGGTCGCCCAGCTAAGTGTTTGCTGAATTGCGTAACTTATGCCGGGAAATAATTTGAAAGTTGCCGATTTGCAGGAAAAATGGCGGATTTTGGCTGAGTAAAGTCCTGATTTTGATTCCAACATTGGGTGCATTTCGTGACTGTCTTTGGTGGTTCTGTGGTTTTGGGCTCTGGTGTTTTGATGTTGGGAATGATCGGATGCTAGCTTTGATTCATATGGTGCAGTGAATTGCGCGGTCAGTTAGTCGGATCTGTGTCTGAATATGTGGAATCTGCTTGATTCCGAAGGACTACAATATCATTTGGCTTAGGAGACACAATGATCAGCTCTTGCTCATCGATGAGAACCTATAACTTTTTAGTTTCTGCTGATTTATAGATCAGTTTGGATTCGATTACAAATTGTGAATCATGGATGGGACCGGGGGAATTGTCTCCGCCTTTGGTGTGAAAAATCGGATTTCTCGATTTGCCATGTTGCATTTGTATTGTAGAGTCTGCGTTACTTGCTTGAAATCTCGAGTCTTTAGCATTAAGAAGTTGGAGATAATGAGATGCTATGTAGCTATCGAACAATATTCTGCGATGGATGCTGTGATCCAGTGGAGCTTGAAGTATCTTATTGTCTGATGTTGGGATTGATATATGAATCTGAATGACCTGTTTGAACGAAACTTGTGAGGATATCATGCATTGCTTTTGCACACAGCCATAATGCTCGTGGATCTCTGGGAAAGTCTGTAGATTTCATGTTGTTGACTGGTTTCCTCGATCTTTCTTCCTACGCGCTCttctcattttccttttcctaaTTACTTGAAATTTATCCTACTAGGATCATCTAGAGGTTTTTCTGCTGGGATGAACCTCTTCGAAGTTTAGGCAAGCAAATTTTTCTGCTTGGAAAAGCATATTATTTGCCGTTCATCCCCCTGACTatctttccttctctcttgCTCATAAGGTGGAGGGAAGAACCATAAAAGCCCAGATATGGGACACGGCAGGGCAGGAGCGGTACCGAGCCATTACGAGCGCCTACTATAGGGGTGCCCTCGGAGCTCTCCTGGTGTATGATGTTACCAAACCGACGACATTTGAGAATGTTTCTAGGTGGCTCAAGGAATTGAGGGACCACGCAGATTCCAACATTGTGATTATGCTTATCGGTAACAAAACTGACTTGAAGCACCTCCGTGCAGTTGCCACCGAAGATGCTCAGAGCTACGCTGAGAAAGAAGGCCTCTCCTTCATCGAGACCTCTGCTCTTGAGGCGATCAATGTGGAGAAGGCCTTCCAGATGATACTGTCAGAGATATATCGCATAATTAGCAAGAAGCCCCTCTCCTCTAATGAGCCCGGCCCTGCTAATATCAAAGAAGGGAAAACAATCGTCGTCGGCGAATCGGAAGCCGCTACAAAGAAGCCTTGCTGCTCTTCTGCATAGATATGTTTTCATCTGTTATACATTATCATATTCAACAATTTTTCCTCCGATTTTcctttccctctctttttctAAGTATATCGATCATGGTTTATTTTTGGGgcatgtatttttctttttcctttcataGTTGTGAACAATGTTTTGGTCATGCTTTCTCATATTTGGCGAGTTCTTTGATGATATAGTTCGATTGCTGTTTCCCATGTTGTTTTCTTTCTGATGATCTTCATTGAAAACCTTCTGGTGATGAAAACAGAATGGATGCTATGAGGAACTTCCAACAGCCAAACTCTCTACCATCTAGATGCAggatgaatgaaattttcatcCATTAAAATGATTCCGAACCTCGAAAGCACATTAAAATACCTTCACATCAAATACTGTCACGTTGAGTGTTGCTGCTATGGCAGGTTCAACAACCTTGATTTACAGTTTACATTTCAGACTGCGGCGAACTACCTAACCAAGTTTGAGGCAATAAAACTATCAACTCCAGCTTCAGTGCTAAAGGACGAGCTTGACAGGAGACGGAACGACCAAGATACCAAATTTCAGAACCAGCTCATTCAACTATTTAAGCATAATGCTCTCAACTAAACTAAGTTGCATCCTCAAAATCGAGCTCGATACTCTGGATTGATGCAGAGATCGCAGCTAAACTTTCTCTTAGAGCAGTAATCTCCGAGTCTTTATTCTCCTTCTTAGATGCAGCACAGGCAAGTTCATCTTGCAGATTCCTTATCTTCTCATTGAGCTTCACAATCTCTTCCACTATTTCGTCGTTCTCAGAAGTCAGCTCCGAGATTCGACCTTCCACTTCTACATGCTCATTGTGCAGCTTCTGCAGCTGCTCTATTACCGAGAGCATTTTCGTTAGACGAGCTTTAGTGGCATTGACATGAAACCCGTGAGGTTCCAGGTCTTGAAGTGCTTCAAGACATGTCATAAAGCTGTGTACAGGGTCAGTGATCTTCAGCCTGAATGCTTCTTCAACAACATTCGCAAATGTTACCATATGACCGATGGCCATCCCTTCGCGGAAACTCTTCCGGTACTCAGTCAGAGGAAGAAAATGAGGATTTTGAGGGAATTTTTGGAACACTTGCATAGATTGAACCGCTTTCCAAGCTGGTGAGCTTTTCACAAAAGGCAAGGACTCACTCTCACCTCGTGGAGTCACGATGATCATCTCAGTAGAATTTTCTGTCTCAGTTCGAGTTTCTGCTTCTCCCCTCGAAGCCATTTGGACAGCATCACTAAGAGACAAGTGTCCTTTGCGGGAGAAGGCATGAATTTGATTAGAAAACTAAACACAGAAACAGCAGGAGCTCTGTGAAAACTGCAACTGTCATAATGGCCAAGAATGCAAATGAAATAATACTATTTAGTAGTTGCTCATACCACCTCGAGGGTGTGAACCGCACATTGTTGACTGAGGTAGGCCATCAGCGTCCGAGCCTGCATGAGAGATGAACACTTGTATCATCTATTTGATAAaatgaattgaaattttcCTTGATTATCAGGAAACATTTCAGCAACATTTCCTACTCGTTGCAGAAACATCTGTGCTACTGATTACTATCCCAAGTTTACACGGCCTTCCTCTCTTGCGTCTATAAGTCAACTCTGGCTTTGCAATCACAGACAGCTCAAATGTTATGTGACACGTATTCTCATTTAATGAGACAACTAATGTGTCCCCAAAGAAGTTCATAAGGTTCACTCTGTTTATTCTCTATTACCAACGCAAGGAACTCTCAACATAAATGTATTGGAGGGATGCACGTCGACAACTTAGGATAAGCACGTTCCCTTCGCCGGTAACCCGAGCTTTATACATAAAACTTACATTGGAATTATATGGGAAGGACAAATAAAATCAACCAGAAGGCGGCTTGCAGAGATGCAAATGAAGACTGCGTGCTAAATGTAATGATATGTATTTTCATATTTGGCATTCATAAGACATTCAGCTCAGCGAACTCACAATACTTCCGTGGccttcctctttttcttccttgaGTCTTGCCTACCATCTCTTCCCTGCATCGAATATTCCAACAGGTGACACATTCAGATATCCTTCGTTTTCCTTAGTGTTCACCAACTATTGTGGACACAAGTTAACCAGAACAAGAAGTGGTTTCACAGAATTAAATTAGCCAGAAATGGTACCAGAGCTTCAGAAGCTTTCTGCTGCTATTACAGCATCTGAATTCTCGAACTACTCATCGGCAACAAACCTAAAACGCACACCAGTCTTGATTAAACATCAAATTTGGCAACATTCTAATAGGAAAAATACGGCTGGAGAACACAGTTCTCTATTTCACGTACGAAAATTGCACTCATGTTTCACttgtttcaatttttctagataagaaaaaggacaactttcttcttttaatCAGAAGGAACGCTTAACAAAGTGCAATCTGATACTTGTCACCTTATCTTTTGTGTCTTTCACGAAATCGAAACTCACCCAGTTTTTCACAACCAAGCAGTTTTGCTAACCAGACTTTTCACGCGCTTGTGGCGCCTATGGATAGTAAGGGACAGAATGCGCTTCAGGACTCTGCATTTCTATTCACATTATCATTTCACTGATGTGCAATTCTTGTTGCCATTTTACACTTTCAGCAATCATCATGATTGCGAAGAGAAACAAGCAGACTGAGACCAAACTAACCAATAAGGAAATCCTAAGAATACTAAAGAAGACATGCACCAAAGAACATTAACTGAACATAAATTCCAAACCCATTTACACCATTCTGGGTAAATAAATCTATGTCGATCATCCAGAAATCTCCATGATTCTCGACACATTTCCTGCAAAAACTTCTATTTACTTTTACTGTAAAATATCagaaaattttcatcttttgTCATGTTGGGACAACATTTTCACCAGACTGAGATCATCTTCCCCTTCATGCTACATCAAGAATAATGTCCGGGAGGGAAGAAAAGCTTAAAACAACatataaaagggaaaaacgCAGACAAAAGGTAAGAAAAAGCTTTGATCTTCGAGTCTTGGCACATTATTGttc from Punica granatum isolate Tunisia-2019 chromosome 2, ASM765513v2, whole genome shotgun sequence includes the following:
- the LOC116197707 gene encoding putative 12-oxophytodienoate reductase 11, yielding MAANAPTIPLLTPYKMGKFELSHRVVLAPLTRNRSYGNTPQPHAALYYSQRTTPGGLLITEATGVSDTAQGYPETPGIWTKEQVEAWKPIVNAVHEKGGIFFCQIWHVGRVSTTGYQPNGEAPISCTDKGVTPGLDGVDWSPPRRLRTDEIPLIINDFRLAARNAVEAGFDGVEVHGANGYLIDQFMKDTVNDRTDRYGGSLENRCRFAVEVVESVVKEIGPDRVGMRLSPFANYMETADTNPEALGLYMANALNKYGILYLHAIEPRMAKIGDRYETPHSLLPMRKAFRGTFIAAGGYRRDEGNKAIAENYADLVAFGRLFLANPDLPRRFKLDAPLNKYNRDTFYIPDPVVGYTDYPFLEDSELRSAPSSTS
- the LOC116197708 gene encoding putative 12-oxophytodienoate reductase 11 isoform X2, translated to MDRIRFPDTTGIWTREQIEAWKPIVDAVHNKSGVFFCQIWHVGRASATVQQNGEPPVSSTDKGITPGLDGVDWPRPRPLRADEIPLVINEFRVAARNAIEAGFDGVEIHGANGFLIDQFIKDSVNDRTDEYGGSLENRCRFALEVVEAVANEIGPDRVGIRLSPFADYMETGESNPEALGLYLANALNKYGILYLHVIEPRMIKAWDKYVTPHSLLPMRKAFKGTFIAAGGYQKDDGNEAVAENYTDLVAYGRLFLANPDLPKRFELDAPLNKYNRDTFYIPDPVVGYTDYPFLDDSA
- the LOC116197708 gene encoding putative 12-oxophytodienoate reductase 11 isoform X1; translated protein: MAAKTPTIPLLTPHKMGKFDLSHRVVLAPLTRCRSYGNVPQPHAILYYTQRATPGSLLITEATVISESARGFPDTTGIWTREQIEAWKPIVDAVHNKSGVFFCQIWHVGRASATVQQNGEPPVSSTDKGITPGLDGVDWPRPRPLRADEIPLVINEFRVAARNAIEAGFDGVEIHGANGFLIDQFIKDSVNDRTDEYGGSLENRCRFALEVVEAVANEIGPDRVGIRLSPFADYMETGESNPEALGLYLANALNKYGILYLHVIEPRMIKAWDKYVTPHSLLPMRKAFKGTFIAAGGYQKDDGNEAVAENYTDLVAYGRLFLANPDLPKRFELDAPLNKYNRDTFYIPDPVVGYTDYPFLDDSA
- the LOC116197713 gene encoding ras-related protein RABA2a, coding for MARRAEDEYDYLFKVVLIGDSGVGKSNLLSRFTRNEFCLESKSTIGVEFATRTLQVEGRTIKAQIWDTAGQERYRAITSAYYRGALGALLVYDVTKPTTFENVSRWLKELRDHADSNIVIMLIGNKTDLKHLRAVATEDAQSYAEKEGLSFIETSALEAINVEKAFQMILSEIYRIISKKPLSSNEPGPANIKEGKTIVVGESEAATKKPCCSSA
- the LOC116197712 gene encoding DUF724 domain-containing protein 5-like isoform X2, which gives rise to MVGKTQGRKRGRPRKYCSDADGLPQSTMCGSHPRGHLSLSDAVQMASRGEAETRTETENSTEMIIVTPRGESESLPFVKSSPAWKAVQSMQVFQKFPQNPHFLPLTEYRKSFREGMAIGHMVTFANVVEEAFRLKITDPVHSFMTCLEALQDLEPHGFHVNATKARLTKMLSVIEQLQKLHNEHVEVEGRISELTSENDEIVEEIVKLNEKIRNLQDELACAASKKENKDSEITALRESLAAISASIQSIELDFEDAT
- the LOC116197712 gene encoding DUF724 domain-containing protein 5-like isoform X1, which translates into the protein MVGKTQGRKRGRPRKYCSDADGLPQSTMCGSHPRGGHLSLSDAVQMASRGEAETRTETENSTEMIIVTPRGESESLPFVKSSPAWKAVQSMQVFQKFPQNPHFLPLTEYRKSFREGMAIGHMVTFANVVEEAFRLKITDPVHSFMTCLEALQDLEPHGFHVNATKARLTKMLSVIEQLQKLHNEHVEVEGRISELTSENDEIVEEIVKLNEKIRNLQDELACAASKKENKDSEITALRESLAAISASIQSIELDFEDAT